A region of Moorena producens PAL-8-15-08-1 DNA encodes the following proteins:
- a CDS encoding non-ribosomal peptide synthetase produces the protein MKLTEILSQISSQNIKLWTEGDELKISAPKGTLTKKIRDLLSQNKLELVRLLRQKSSNITATSSLPTLIPAPEERYQPFPLNGIQQAYWIGRNEFFDLGNIATHSYVELDCKNLNLERLNQAWRKLIEHHEILRMVVLADGNQQILEQVPPYEIEVLNLSGESPQTIASELENIRHHMSHQVLPTNQWPLFDLRAARLNEQWCRLYIDIDMLILDAFSIYMLFEQWGQLYKEPESELPATEISFRDYVLAELALKDSPQYLRSQQYWFNCLDELPPAPEMPQAKITSAITNPRFNTHTARLSTTNWQQLKHKARKADLSPSGVLLSAFAYILNYWSKSPKFTINLTIFNRLPLHPQVNELLGDFTSSILLEVDHSQAVPFISRAQKLQKLLWVDLEHRYINGVELQRELHRRGRSQPMGVVFTSMLGFEYLVDERLGRRLGLEQFGEEVYRVGTTPQVWLDHVVAENKGALIFNWYAVEALFPEGLIDQMFEAYCDLLQQLATSDEPWMETYYQLLPTAQLALQAQVNQTTQSWREGLLHGLFVEQVKVQGQGIAVISPQKSLTYEELYQRSHQLGHGLRKLEVKPNELVAVVMEKGWEQVVGVLGILMSGGAYLPIDPALPQERQWYLLEQAEVKQVLTQTHLKQSLSWPEGINCWSVDSEELAAENPTPLEPVQTPEDLAYVIYTSGSTGLPKGVMIDHRGAVNTILDINQRFEVRASDRVLALANLNFDLSVYDIFGVLGAGGTIVVPPPEATKDPACWIELIETHQVTLWNSVPPLMQMLVEHLFGTSRVPVEGLRVVMLSGDWLPVDLPEKIQSLWPNVQVMSLGGATEASIWSIGYKIEKVDPNWKSIPYGKPLLNQRFYVFNELMEARPVWVPGQLYIGGVGLAKGYWKNEEKTKASFITHPVTQERLYKTGDLGRYLPDGNIEFLGREDFQVKINGYRVELGEIEAALKQYPGMKEVVVSAFGEELYNKRLVAYVVLTQESTKPQKTGTYQPSPQAQEGALTDPIERMEFKLKQLGVEQSESYISRIELPKTELDESLIQKYLERQSYRQFLSQPLSLKQLSEFLSCLQQMKLDDYTLPKYRYPSAGSLYPVQTYLWIKPNRVEGLEAGLYYYHPAEHHLMLLAKKNEIDGQIYGVNQPIFEKSAFSIFLVGKLTAIAPMYGDLGKDFCLLEAGHIGQLLMNTASKQEIGLCPIGNLEFQELRDLLKLESSQVLLYSFVGGKIDLAQTKQWSGELVGTTEKPKSVQLREYLQQKLPQYMVPLEYIILDTLPLTANGKVDRKRLPEPQVETITTTKYIPPQTKIEQQIAAVWREVIQMEKVGIHDNLFEIGGNSVHMIRVHSKLQELLGMELKVVDLFTNPTVHSLSQYLAEIDRSSGTIKNRGDQRSQKGIARKKRGNFRKSLRHQK, from the coding sequence ATGAAACTGACTGAAATTCTATCTCAAATCTCTAGCCAAAACATTAAATTATGGACTGAAGGTGATGAGTTAAAAATTAGTGCTCCCAAGGGAACGTTAACAAAAAAAATTCGCGATTTATTATCCCAAAATAAACTTGAATTAGTCCGTTTACTTCGGCAAAAGAGTAGTAATATCACTGCCACATCTAGTTTGCCGACCCTTATTCCTGCTCCAGAGGAAAGGTATCAACCATTTCCATTAAATGGAATCCAACAAGCTTATTGGATAGGTCGCAATGAATTCTTTGATTTAGGCAATATTGCGACCCATTCATACGTAGAATTAGATTGTAAAAACTTAAACTTGGAACGCCTCAACCAAGCATGGAGGAAATTAATTGAACACCATGAAATTCTGCGGATGGTAGTTTTAGCGGACGGCAACCAGCAAATACTCGAGCAAGTGCCTCCCTATGAAATTGAAGTTTTGAATTTGTCCGGAGAGTCTCCTCAAACAATTGCTTCAGAGCTAGAGAATATTCGCCATCATATGTCCCATCAGGTGTTACCAACAAACCAGTGGCCTTTGTTTGATTTACGGGCTGCCCGTTTGAATGAACAATGGTGCCGTTTGTATATCGACATCGATATGTTGATCTTGGATGCCTTTAGTATCTATATGTTATTTGAACAGTGGGGGCAACTGTACAAGGAGCCAGAGAGTGAACTACCAGCAACGGAAATCTCGTTCCGAGACTATGTGCTGGCAGAATTGGCACTCAAAGATAGTCCTCAGTATCTCCGTTCTCAGCAATATTGGTTCAACTGCCTCGATGAGCTACCTCCGGCACCAGAAATGCCCCAAGCGAAAATAACATCTGCAATCACCAACCCTCGCTTCAACACTCACACAGCTCGACTATCTACGACGAATTGGCAACAGTTAAAACACAAGGCCCGGAAAGCAGATTTAAGCCCATCAGGGGTATTGTTAAGTGCTTTTGCCTATATATTAAATTACTGGAGTAAAAGTCCAAAGTTTACTATCAACCTGACTATATTTAACCGTCTGCCCTTACACCCTCAGGTCAATGAGCTTTTGGGTGATTTCACATCGAGTATTTTGCTGGAGGTAGATCACTCACAAGCAGTTCCATTCATTAGTCGTGCTCAAAAGTTGCAAAAACTGCTCTGGGTAGATTTAGAACATCGGTATATCAATGGAGTAGAATTGCAGCGAGAGTTACATCGCCGAGGGCGTAGTCAACCAATGGGGGTGGTGTTTACTAGCATGTTAGGCTTCGAGTATCTAGTTGATGAAAGGTTGGGAAGAAGACTGGGTTTAGAGCAATTCGGAGAGGAAGTGTATAGAGTAGGTACAACACCTCAAGTGTGGCTGGATCATGTAGTCGCTGAGAACAAAGGAGCATTGATCTTTAATTGGTATGCCGTTGAAGCGCTATTCCCGGAAGGTTTAATAGATCAAATGTTTGAGGCTTATTGTGATTTGCTTCAGCAGCTAGCTACCTCGGACGAACCTTGGATGGAAACTTACTACCAATTATTACCAACTGCCCAGCTAGCACTACAAGCACAAGTAAATCAGACCACTCAATCTTGGCGTGAAGGGCTCTTGCATGGCTTGTTTGTTGAGCAAGTAAAAGTTCAAGGTCAAGGGATAGCTGTGATTAGTCCCCAGAAAAGCCTAACTTATGAGGAACTGTATCAACGGTCTCATCAATTAGGACATGGATTACGTAAATTAGAAGTCAAACCGAATGAGCTAGTAGCCGTAGTCATGGAAAAAGGTTGGGAACAGGTAGTAGGGGTATTGGGTATCTTGATGTCTGGTGGAGCTTACCTACCGATAGACCCTGCACTACCTCAGGAACGCCAGTGGTATCTACTTGAGCAAGCAGAAGTCAAACAAGTATTGACTCAAACTCACCTCAAACAGTCCCTGAGTTGGCCTGAGGGAATTAACTGCTGGTCTGTAGATAGTGAAGAGCTAGCAGCAGAAAATCCGACTCCCTTAGAACCAGTACAAACTCCAGAAGATTTAGCCTATGTGATTTACACTTCCGGTTCTACAGGTTTACCCAAGGGTGTAATGATCGATCATCGGGGAGCTGTAAATACAATCCTAGACATTAATCAACGGTTTGAAGTCAGAGCGTCAGACAGGGTATTGGCCTTAGCAAATTTGAACTTTGACCTATCAGTATACGACATCTTCGGTGTGCTAGGAGCAGGAGGAACTATAGTGGTGCCACCACCAGAAGCAACCAAAGACCCTGCTTGCTGGATAGAATTAATTGAAACCCATCAAGTGACTTTATGGAACTCAGTTCCTCCTTTGATGCAGATGTTGGTAGAACATTTATTCGGAACTTCAAGAGTGCCAGTAGAGGGTTTGCGAGTGGTTATGCTGAGTGGGGATTGGTTACCAGTAGACTTACCAGAAAAAATCCAGTCTCTGTGGCCTAATGTTCAAGTTATGAGTTTAGGTGGAGCAACAGAAGCATCAATCTGGTCAATTGGTTATAAGATTGAAAAGGTTGATCCTAATTGGAAGAGTATTCCCTACGGTAAACCCCTGTTGAATCAACGTTTCTATGTATTCAATGAATTGATGGAAGCCAGACCAGTTTGGGTACCTGGACAACTTTATATTGGAGGTGTAGGATTAGCTAAGGGATATTGGAAAAATGAGGAAAAAACCAAAGCTAGCTTTATTACCCACCCAGTTACTCAAGAGAGATTATACAAAACAGGAGATTTAGGAAGATATTTACCTGATGGTAATATTGAGTTTTTAGGTAGAGAGGACTTCCAAGTAAAAATCAATGGTTATCGTGTTGAACTGGGAGAAATTGAAGCAGCTTTAAAACAGTATCCAGGCATGAAGGAAGTAGTTGTTAGTGCTTTTGGAGAAGAGCTGTATAATAAGCGGTTAGTGGCTTATGTTGTTTTAACCCAAGAATCTACCAAGCCTCAAAAGACAGGAACTTACCAACCTAGTCCACAAGCACAAGAAGGAGCGCTAACAGATCCTATAGAGCGCATGGAATTTAAGCTCAAGCAACTAGGAGTGGAACAGTCAGAATCCTATATTAGCAGAATAGAATTACCTAAAACTGAGTTAGATGAAAGTCTGATTCAGAAATATTTAGAACGGCAGAGTTATCGGCAATTTTTATCTCAACCACTTTCTTTGAAGCAGTTGAGCGAGTTTTTAAGTTGCCTGCAACAAATGAAGTTGGATGATTATACTCTACCAAAATATCGCTATCCTTCGGCGGGAAGTCTCTATCCGGTGCAGACTTACTTGTGGATTAAACCTAACAGAGTTGAAGGTCTCGAAGCTGGTTTATATTACTATCACCCGGCCGAGCATCATTTAATGTTACTTGCGAAAAAGAACGAAATTGACGGTCAAATTTATGGTGTTAATCAACCAATTTTTGAAAAATCCGCTTTTTCGATATTTTTGGTTGGTAAATTGACTGCGATCGCTCCGATGTATGGAGACTTAGGGAAGGATTTCTGTTTGTTAGAAGCTGGTCATATCGGTCAGTTATTGATGAATACTGCTTCCAAACAAGAAATTGGTTTGTGCCCTATCGGTAATTTGGAATTTCAGGAATTACGAGATTTATTGAAGTTGGAATCAAGCCAGGTTTTGCTTTATAGCTTTGTGGGTGGGAAAATAGATTTAGCTCAGACTAAGCAGTGGTCAGGGGAATTAGTAGGCACGACGGAGAAGCCCAAATCTGTTCAATTGCGGGAGTATTTACAACAGAAATTACCTCAATATATGGTACCTTTAGAATATATTATTCTGGATACTTTACCTTTAACGGCTAATGGCAAAGTAGACCGTAAACGATTGCCAGAACCTCAAGTAGAAACTATAACCACAACTAAATATATACCACCTCAAACAAAAATAGAGCAACAAATTGCTGCTGTTTGGCGAGAGGTTATTCAGATGGAAAAAGTCGGAATTCACGACAATTTATTTGAGATAGGGGGCAATTCTGTACATATGATCCGAGTGCATAGCAAATTGCAAGAACTATTAGGCATGGAACTGAAAGTAGTTGACCTATTTACTAACCCTACTGTACATTCCTTGAGTCAATATCTTGCCGAGATTGATAGGTCATCAGGAACTATCAAAAATCGTGGAGATCAGCGATCTCAAAAAGGTATTGCTAGAAAAAAAAGGGGCAATTTTAGAAAAAGTCTACGCCACCAGAAATAA
- a CDS encoding type I polyketide synthase, which yields MMNYLEENMNDNQDIAIIGMSGRCPGAKDIEEFWQNIRDGVESISLSFFSEQELLNSGVEKELINNPSYVRVGSILPNIDMFDAGFFNFSTKEAEELDPQQRLFLECAWEVVEKAGYNPYTYEGAIGVYASMIQSTYLLQGRQESLNPSFLLQQYLSNNLDYFATRVAYKLNLKGPAIGVQTACSSSLVAVHLACQSILNGECDMAIVGGVCIRIPQTVGYLYQDGMITSPDGHCRAFDAKARGTRFNPGLGIVLLKGLEDAIADRDYIYAVIKGSAINNDGSLKVGYTAPSVVGQAAVIAEAQAVAGVEAETITYIEAHGTATQMGDPIEIEALSKVFQQSTQKKGFCAVGSVKTNVGHLEAAAGVMGLIKTTLALNHKLIPPSLDFEQPNPQIDFANSPFYINTTLSEWKSNGTPRRAGVSSFAMGGTNAHVILEEAPKLVKSEDVYRRPLHLLTLSAKTQKALDELVSRYQNYLETNQESQLADICYTANSGRVHHNHRLALIAADQQQLATQLSNLGAGEEVTEVFQKEFSTDSSVPYVAFLFTGQGSQYVNMGRQLYEQAPTFRQALEQCDQILQPYLETSILEIIYPKDEQKSSLLDQTAYTQPAIFALEYALFKLWESWGIKPNVVMGHSVGEYVAACIAEVFSLEDGLKLIAMRGKLMQQLPSGGEMISVMASESQVTEAIKEYSSLVTIAAVNGPESIVISGESGAIATICAQFKNQEIKTKQLQVSHAFHSPLMEPMLTEFEAVAKQVTYNEPKIPLISNVTGTEVGAEITTAEYWVAHVRQPVRFAKSIKTLEEQGYETFLEIGAKPILLGMGRQCVKEDVGEWLPSLRPNQIRLPSEDVALLKGEWQQMLSSLGKLYVKGVKIDWSGFDSDYNRQKVPLPTYPFQRERYWVETNNNFWPQQQFYQGKNLHTLLGQKLNCAVEQQIFASQIGENSPNYLKDHRVFNQALFPTTGYLEIAIAAGNHQLKTSQIVIEDLTITRGWILPTGELTNAQTILTPTDNQSYKFQIFSQLEQQEWRLHTTGKIRKESTPPIQTKIDLEKYKSECNQTIEVKQHYQKFQQVGIDYGNTFQGIQELWSGSNQALGYIKLPEELITQTNDYHFHPALLDAALQVMSHALPATDNDKTYLPVGIEQFRIYKNPGLSLWAYASVISREVETPESLTTIVTIVTPSGEIIAQIKGLQVKLGTKQTLLGIETESIENWLYEVEWRNKGILGKLLPPDFLIPPIEINQKLTPTLTELVTQVDNETTASFETSLEELSKDYIVQALQEMGWSYKPAESFAFDVAAQKLGIVPTHRPLFKRLLQILTESGILKSKNQQWKLAQTLPEVKPTEKISSLQKKYPEETAALTLLSRCGSKLSGVLRGAIDPVELVFPQGDLTAATQLYEESTVALVMNTIVEKSITKAIEKLPKSRGLRLLEIGAGTGGTTSYILPHLNPHQTEYTFTDIGALFTAKAQDKFRDYKFIKYQTLDIEVDPTTQGVEAHHYDVIIAANVLHATTDMKQTLSHVRELLADGGMLVLYEATAKTIWVDLVFGLLEGWWKFRDYELRPDYPLLSRDKWHHVLRETGFTEVVTMPEVEGMAETLSEQTVIVAQGSQRKLEQRNDGSKSWLILADKKGVGQQLATLLRSVGEVCTLVFAGEKYQQIAPGEFSINPNQAKDFEEVIETVAGKSPSLYGVVQCWTTEAGVGQGINSEELGSLSKLGCGTTLSLVQALVKGGLSTVPRLWLVTNGAQAVPAHHPVIPGVAQSSVWGMGKVISWEHPELNCTRIDLDPEETLEGKVDALFNEIWSEDREDQVAWRGDSRYVARLVGSRHRQPVAQQADGKTQKPLSFRSGASYLITGGMGGLGLLVANWMVSKGAKHLVLLGRRSPDDAAIKKITELEMAGASVVVEIADVSDGESIRGVWQRIEESNRPLGGVIHSAGMLSDGVLQNQSWSSFERVMAPKVQGAWHLHQLSLNQSLDFFVLFSSAASLLGSSGQGNHSSANAFLDGLAHYRRTMGLPGLSIHWGAVSQVGEAAERGADVRASKQGMGVISPAQVLESLELLMSGSDVEVGVVPIEWSLWQEKVAQWPFLADWSKTATKETKDNRLLEQLKSVSFMEREKILISHIQNKAARVLARKNHLIDIHKPLIEMGLDSLMSIELRHKIKNELEVDVPMTKFMEGITIAALSNQLNQQLNQSDNTDNIKENNWIEVDL from the coding sequence ATGATGAATTACTTAGAAGAAAACATGAACGATAATCAGGATATAGCAATAATTGGAATGTCTGGGCGTTGTCCAGGAGCAAAAGATATTGAAGAGTTTTGGCAAAATATTCGAGATGGAGTTGAGTCAATATCCTTATCCTTTTTTTCAGAACAAGAATTGCTCAACTCTGGGGTAGAAAAAGAGCTAATCAATAACCCTAGCTACGTCAGGGTTGGCAGCATTCTTCCTAACATAGATATGTTTGATGCTGGTTTCTTTAACTTTAGTACTAAAGAGGCTGAAGAACTAGATCCGCAACAAAGGCTATTCCTTGAATGTGCTTGGGAAGTAGTAGAGAAGGCTGGTTATAATCCATATACCTATGAAGGTGCTATCGGGGTTTATGCTAGCATGATCCAGAGTACTTATTTATTGCAAGGTCGTCAAGAGAGCTTGAACCCTAGCTTCTTATTACAACAATATCTATCAAATAACCTAGATTACTTTGCAACGCGCGTTGCTTACAAGCTGAATCTAAAAGGACCGGCAATTGGGGTACAAACGGCTTGTTCGAGTTCATTAGTAGCAGTTCATTTGGCCTGCCAAAGTATACTCAATGGGGAATGCGATATGGCTATTGTTGGTGGTGTCTGCATCCGTATTCCTCAAACAGTAGGATATTTGTATCAGGACGGGATGATTACTTCCCCTGATGGTCACTGCCGAGCCTTTGACGCTAAAGCTAGGGGCACAAGATTTAATCCTGGTCTAGGTATTGTACTACTCAAGGGACTCGAAGATGCAATTGCAGATAGGGATTATATATATGCAGTAATCAAGGGTTCAGCCATTAATAACGATGGTTCTTTAAAAGTTGGCTACACTGCACCTAGTGTGGTAGGTCAAGCAGCTGTTATTGCAGAAGCTCAGGCTGTGGCTGGGGTAGAAGCAGAGACGATCACATATATAGAAGCTCATGGCACGGCTACACAAATGGGAGATCCGATTGAAATTGAAGCTTTGAGCAAAGTTTTTCAGCAAAGTACCCAAAAAAAAGGCTTTTGTGCTGTGGGTTCAGTGAAAACTAATGTTGGGCATTTAGAGGCAGCAGCAGGAGTAATGGGACTGATTAAAACAACGTTGGCTCTCAATCACAAATTAATTCCCCCTAGCCTAGACTTTGAACAACCCAATCCCCAAATTGATTTTGCCAACAGTCCCTTTTACATCAATACCACTTTGTCAGAATGGAAAAGCAATGGCACACCTCGCCGAGCTGGAGTTAGTTCCTTTGCGATGGGTGGAACTAACGCCCATGTCATTCTCGAAGAAGCACCGAAACTAGTTAAAAGCGAAGATGTCTATCGGCGCCCCTTACATTTATTAACCCTCTCGGCTAAAACTCAAAAAGCGCTCGACGAGTTAGTCAGTCGTTATCAAAATTACCTAGAAACTAATCAAGAATCACAACTAGCAGATATTTGTTATACAGCCAATAGTGGACGAGTACACCACAACCATCGTCTTGCTCTTATCGCTGCTGACCAACAACAATTAGCAACACAACTCAGTAACCTTGGTGCTGGGGAGGAAGTTACAGAAGTATTTCAAAAAGAATTTTCTACTGACAGTAGTGTTCCTTATGTCGCTTTCCTATTCACAGGCCAAGGTTCCCAGTATGTGAATATGGGAAGGCAACTGTATGAACAAGCACCAACCTTCCGTCAAGCTTTAGAACAATGTGACCAAATTCTCCAACCCTATCTAGAAACATCTATATTAGAAATCATCTACCCCAAAGATGAACAAAAGTCAAGTCTTTTAGACCAAACAGCTTACACCCAACCTGCCATATTTGCCCTGGAATACGCCCTCTTTAAATTATGGGAATCATGGGGAATTAAACCCAATGTAGTCATGGGTCACAGCGTCGGAGAATATGTAGCAGCTTGTATTGCCGAAGTATTTAGCCTAGAAGACGGTCTCAAACTAATAGCCATGCGAGGAAAGTTGATGCAACAGTTACCCTCTGGTGGTGAGATGATATCTGTAATGGCATCAGAATCTCAGGTAACAGAGGCTATAAAAGAATATAGTTCACTTGTAACAATAGCAGCAGTTAACGGACCAGAAAGTATAGTAATTTCTGGCGAGAGTGGAGCTATAGCAACTATTTGTGCTCAATTCAAAAATCAGGAAATTAAGACCAAACAATTACAAGTATCCCATGCCTTCCATTCCCCATTAATGGAACCAATGTTAACCGAATTTGAAGCAGTGGCTAAACAGGTCACCTATAATGAACCAAAAATACCACTAATATCAAATGTTACAGGTACTGAAGTAGGTGCAGAAATAACCACTGCTGAATATTGGGTAGCTCATGTGCGTCAACCAGTAAGATTTGCTAAGAGTATAAAAACTCTGGAAGAGCAAGGATATGAAACCTTCCTGGAAATCGGAGCCAAACCAATATTGTTAGGAATGGGAAGGCAATGTGTAAAAGAAGATGTAGGAGAATGGTTGCCATCATTGCGCCCGAATCAAATCCGCCTCCCGTCAGAGGATGTTGCGCTTTTGAAGGGTGAATGGCAACAAATGCTATCAAGCTTAGGAAAATTGTATGTAAAAGGAGTAAAAATAGATTGGTCAGGGTTTGACTCTGATTATAATCGTCAGAAAGTACCATTGCCCACATATCCATTCCAACGGGAACGTTATTGGGTAGAAACAAACAACAATTTCTGGCCTCAACAGCAATTTTACCAAGGGAAAAACCTCCATACCCTATTAGGTCAAAAGCTAAATTGTGCAGTGGAACAACAAATATTTGCATCACAAATAGGAGAAAATTCCCCCAACTATCTGAAGGACCACCGAGTATTTAATCAAGCACTATTTCCCACAACCGGCTACCTAGAAATAGCAATAGCAGCAGGAAATCACCAATTAAAAACATCCCAGATAGTAATAGAAGACCTAACCATAACTAGAGGATGGATACTACCAACAGGAGAATTGACAAATGCCCAAACCATACTCACCCCAACAGATAACCAAAGTTATAAGTTTCAAATATTTTCTCAACTTGAACAACAGGAGTGGAGACTCCACACCACAGGAAAAATCAGAAAAGAATCAACCCCTCCTATTCAGACAAAAATTGACCTAGAAAAATACAAGAGTGAATGTAATCAAACAATAGAAGTCAAACAACATTATCAAAAATTTCAACAAGTAGGGATAGACTACGGGAATACCTTCCAAGGCATCCAAGAATTGTGGTCAGGTTCAAACCAAGCATTAGGTTATATCAAACTCCCCGAAGAATTGATAACACAAACAAACGACTATCATTTTCATCCAGCACTATTAGATGCCGCCTTGCAAGTAATGTCTCATGCACTGCCAGCAACGGATAATGACAAAACTTATCTGCCAGTAGGAATAGAGCAATTTAGAATATATAAGAATCCAGGGCTGAGTCTATGGGCCTACGCATCAGTAATCAGTCGAGAAGTCGAAACTCCAGAAAGTTTGACTACTATTGTCACCATAGTAACTCCTTCAGGAGAAATAATTGCCCAGATCAAAGGTTTACAAGTCAAACTAGGAACAAAACAGACCCTACTGGGAATAGAAACCGAATCAATAGAAAATTGGTTGTATGAAGTAGAGTGGAGAAACAAAGGCATTTTAGGTAAACTACTACCTCCAGATTTCCTCATACCTCCTATAGAAATTAACCAAAAATTAACTCCTACTCTGACAGAATTAGTAACTCAGGTAGATAATGAAACAACAGCGTCTTTTGAAACAAGCTTAGAAGAATTAAGCAAAGATTATATAGTACAGGCATTACAGGAGATGGGTTGGTCATACAAACCAGCAGAAAGCTTTGCATTTGATGTAGCAGCCCAAAAATTAGGTATAGTTCCTACCCATCGACCACTGTTTAAGCGTTTGCTGCAAATATTGACAGAGTCAGGAATACTCAAGTCAAAGAATCAGCAGTGGAAATTAGCACAAACCTTACCTGAAGTCAAGCCGACTGAAAAAATCAGCAGTTTACAGAAGAAATATCCAGAAGAAACAGCAGCATTGACATTACTCTCTCGTTGTGGGTCTAAACTAAGTGGGGTATTACGAGGAGCAATAGACCCAGTAGAGTTAGTGTTCCCCCAAGGAGATTTGACGGCAGCGACTCAACTTTATGAAGAGTCAACAGTAGCTTTGGTGATGAACACAATAGTAGAAAAATCCATCACCAAAGCTATAGAAAAATTACCCAAAAGCCGAGGGCTCAGGTTGTTGGAAATAGGAGCGGGAACAGGAGGGACTACAAGCTATATTCTACCTCATCTAAATCCCCATCAAACCGAATATACATTCACGGATATAGGGGCATTATTTACAGCCAAAGCTCAAGATAAATTCCGGGATTATAAGTTCATCAAGTATCAAACTTTAGACATAGAAGTAGACCCGACAACTCAAGGAGTTGAGGCTCATCACTATGATGTAATTATTGCCGCTAATGTACTTCATGCAACGACAGATATGAAGCAGACGTTATCCCATGTGCGAGAACTATTAGCAGATGGGGGAATGTTGGTGTTATATGAAGCAACAGCTAAAACAATATGGGTAGATTTAGTATTTGGACTGTTAGAAGGATGGTGGAAATTCAGGGATTATGAATTACGACCAGATTATCCTTTGTTGAGTAGAGACAAATGGCATCATGTGTTGAGAGAAACGGGTTTTACTGAAGTAGTTACGATGCCAGAAGTGGAGGGAATGGCAGAAACCTTGTCAGAGCAAACGGTAATTGTAGCTCAAGGCTCTCAAAGGAAGTTAGAACAAAGGAATGATGGTTCTAAGAGTTGGTTGATACTGGCAGACAAAAAGGGAGTAGGGCAACAGTTAGCTACTTTACTCCGCTCAGTAGGAGAGGTTTGTACTTTAGTATTTGCGGGAGAAAAGTATCAACAGATAGCTCCGGGAGAGTTTAGTATTAATCCTAATCAAGCTAAAGATTTTGAGGAAGTAATAGAGACAGTGGCAGGGAAGTCACCATCATTGTATGGAGTGGTACAATGTTGGACGACTGAAGCCGGAGTGGGTCAAGGGATTAATTCTGAGGAGTTAGGAAGTTTATCGAAGTTAGGGTGTGGCACAACTCTATCTTTAGTACAAGCATTGGTGAAAGGCGGATTATCAACTGTCCCTCGATTATGGTTAGTGACAAATGGTGCTCAGGCGGTGCCTGCTCATCATCCGGTGATACCAGGAGTAGCTCAATCTTCGGTGTGGGGAATGGGGAAAGTGATTAGCTGGGAACATCCAGAGTTGAACTGTACTCGTATAGATTTGGACCCAGAGGAGACTCTAGAGGGTAAAGTTGATGCGCTATTTAATGAAATTTGGTCTGAGGATAGGGAAGACCAGGTAGCATGGCGTGGGGATAGTCGTTATGTGGCTCGGTTGGTGGGTAGTCGTCATCGGCAACCAGTGGCACAACAAGCTGATGGTAAGACTCAAAAGCCCTTAAGTTTCCGTTCTGGAGCAAGCTATTTGATTACAGGAGGTATGGGAGGTTTGGGTTTACTGGTAGCTAATTGGATGGTGTCAAAGGGGGCTAAACATTTGGTCTTGTTGGGACGCCGTTCACCGGATGATGCTGCTATCAAAAAGATAACAGAGTTAGAAATGGCAGGAGCGTCCGTGGTAGTGGAAATAGCCGATGTATCTGATGGGGAATCGATCAGAGGTGTGTGGCAGAGAATAGAGGAGTCAAATAGACCCTTAGGAGGAGTGATTCATTCGGCGGGAATGTTATCAGATGGAGTGCTACAAAACCAGAGTTGGTCTAGTTTTGAGCGGGTGATGGCACCGAAAGTGCAGGGTGCTTGGCATTTGCATCAATTGAGTCTCAATCAATCATTGGACTTTTTTGTGCTGTTTTCTTCGGCAGCATCTCTGTTGGGTTCATCGGGTCAGGGAAATCATTCCTCTGCTAATGCTTTTCTTGATGGTTTGGCTCATTATCGTCGAACTATGGGATTACCAGGATTGAGTATTCATTGGGGAGCAGTTTCTCAAGTGGGAGAGGCGGCTGAACGGGGTGCAGATGTGAGGGCAAGTAAGCAGGGGATGGGTGTAATATCTCCGGCTCAGGTATTGGAGTCTTTGGAACTATTGATGAGTGGTTCGGATGTGGAAGTAGGGGTGGTGCCTATTGAGTGGTCTCTGTGGCAGGAGAAAGTGGCGCAGTGGCCGTTTTTAGCGGATTGGTCGAAAACAGCTACAAAGGAAACTAAGGATAATCGCCTTTTAGAACAATTAAAATCAGTTTCCTTCATGGAACGAGAAAAGATATTAATTTCTCATATCCAAAATAAAGCAGCTCGAGTATTAGCTAGAAAAAATCATCTAATCGATATACACAAACCTTTAATTGAAATGGGATTGGACTCTCTAATGTCAATCGAGCTAAGACATAAAATTAAAAATGAGCTAGAAGTGGATGTTCCAATGACAAAATTTATGGAAGGAATCACCATTGCTGCTCTCTCAAATCAACTAAATCAACAACTGAATCAAAGCGATAACACAGATAACATTAAAGAAAATAACTGGATAGAGGTAGACCTATGA